Genomic window (Ananas comosus cultivar F153 linkage group 1, ASM154086v1, whole genome shotgun sequence):
agcgcgcgtaAAAGTAACGTTCTCAACACAAACCGTGCGTTCATATGTAGTTCGCAATAGACATGTACACGCTCCAAGCCTTCGATACGTAATTAGGGCCAAATCCAGGCCCTCGCACAGAGCTGAAGTTTTGACATGCACGATTCACACACAACAGCGGACGAGTACGCAGCGAACTCCCTTATTCAAAAGCATTCAGCAAACACAACCTACTTAACCAGTGAAGTACGCACTAATCGAACTTCGGTCTCAGTGAAGTACGTACTAACAAACTATTCTGCGAAAGAGCTAAATTCTGTAGCTACATACTTGTGGATGTTGCTGCTGTAGTTATTGATGATGTCGAAGTACCTACTCCACAGCATGATCCCGCCGTACCTGGACGCCCCCTGCACTATGGGGAGCACGTCGTTGACGAGCTTGGCAGGCGGAACGTACCCGCTGCCGGAGGCATTGGGGGCCGCTGGGAGTCCCAGGTACACGGCGTCGATGTGGTTCGAGCTCGACCACTCGATCCACGCACTCTTGAACTCCTGGACGTTGCGTGCCGAGTACTCGCACGGCGGGTTGTTGTAGAACTGCACCCACGCGAACTGGAACAGCCCGGTGTTGAGCGCTGACCCGAGAAGTTTGTCCGGGTACGGGCACTGCGGCGCCGCGGAGAGATAGTACTTCGACGTCGACGTCGAGAAGTGCTGGTTCAGGTGCTTCGCCAGGTTGTCGTAGTGGTCAGGTTTCCCCATCACGATGGCGAGGTCGATGCCGTCGAGGACGGCGGCATTGCCGAAGGGTCGGGAGCCCGACGACCCGCCGAGGAAGCTGTTCCACAGGTAGTCAGCGACGCCCTGCGCGTCCTCGGAGGACGAAAGGGAGTAGCTGCCGACAGCGCCGCCGAGGGCGAGGAAGACTTTGACGTTCCTGCTCTGGCAGGCTTTGACATGGCCGCCGATAAAGGCGCAGCTGCCGGGGTAGGAAGCGTCGCAGTGGCCGGCGAGGTTGAGGGCGGGGGTCCGGCCGGCACCGAAGACGTTGAGGAAGGCGATCATCACGTAGGAGTAGAGACCGGTGGCGCACGCTTCGGCGAGGGTGCCCTCGCGGCTGTCCTGGCCCCAGTATACGGCGATGTCGCCGCGGCCGTGGGAGGCGGGCAGCAGGGCAGAGAGTGTTAGCAGGAGGAAGAATGGGAGGGTGGCCATCAGTTAGAATGGATTGGGATGGCTTGCAACTGCTATCCTTCACCTTCACCCACCCCTATATAGAGAGGAAGTCTACAATGTAGCACTTAGCCACTTACATCACATTATTAATAATCAGTCaaccataattttttataaaaaatataataaaaatattttttataattatgatagaATGggtaaactaaaaaataataatatgatgcattctatactttttttttttttttttttctttttttgcatataaGGGTATAGCAGGGTTGGTGAGGACCCCCTCAAGTACAATTCCATTCAGAACAGCCTCCCAATATATTATGGTGAATTTTTCCCCTATTGAAAAAGAGCTTGTTAAGTCCACAACTCATTTCAGATTCTAAACCTACAAATACTTTAatttaggaaaaatttcaaataccacccatgtggctTCACacttcactttagtaccatgtggtttaaaatgtatcaggGCATGTTAGTTTCACCGTAAGTGAACTTTGAGTTGAAATAAATTTTGGGTTGAGCTAGAGTTCAGGTAAAAATTACTTCACTTCcgctatttattttttgttgtgcAAGTGAAGTTCTGTcagttctgctgtttgtttagTAATAAATAGATGACGTAGAGAATGTAGTTCTCcacttccgttatttgtttcaccgaaaacTATTTAATCCGTACACCTCCGGTAAACTTACCTCATAATAAATGacattactttttattttgtaacttagtaaataaaaaattataataaataaaaaataatataattatatatataattataaaata
Coding sequences:
- the LOC109712590 gene encoding hevamine-A-like, whose amino-acid sequence is MATLPFFLLLTLSALLPASHGRGDIAVYWGQDSREGTLAEACATGLYSYVMIAFLNVFGAGRTPALNLAGHCDASYPGSCAFIGGHVKACQSRNVKVFLALGGAVGSYSLSSSEDAQGVADYLWNSFLGGSSGSRPFGNAAVLDGIDLAIVMGKPDHYDNLAKHLNQHFSTSTSKYYLSAAPQCPYPDKLLGSALNTGLFQFAWVQFYNNPPCEYSARNVQEFKSAWIEWSSSNHIDAVYLGLPAAPNASGSGYVPPAKLVNDVLPIVQGASRYGGIMLWSRYFDIINNYSSNIHKYVATEFSSFAE